The genomic segment TTTCTCTTTCTACCAGTTTCCGGATATAAAAAATCAGCAGCAGTTTATCAAGCTGGGTCTTTTGGTGCAGAACATTAAAGGCAGGTTGTCAAAGTCAACTCAGAGCTATTATAACCTGATGGCGCATGGTGAATATCGCAACAAGACCCGCAACCAGAAATGGGAAATGTTTTTAGAGGGTAAACTTTATCTCAGTGGTAATAATTTCAGTGATTATGAAGCTACCGCTGCCCTTCGTCGTTTTCTAAGTCGAAAAATTGGTTACCTGCAACTGGGATTTCAGAATGTAAACCGGTCGCCTTCGTTTATCTACAATAGCCGAAGCAGTTTTTACCTGATGAAAAGTGAAAAGGCTTTTAGCAATGAAAACACAACACATCTTTTTGCTACTTTAACTCAACCGGTAAGAAAGTTGAATATGTCAGCGCATTATTATTTACTTACGAATTACAACTATATCCAGAACTATTATGAGTTATCGCAGGAATCGTCTTTGTTCAATGTGTTCCAGGTAAGTTTTGAAAAATCGTTTAAACTGGGGAAGAAATTTGCCTGGCATTCTGAAGTTTATTTTCAACAGGTAATTGGTAATGCTCACGTAAACCTACCCCTGATTTTTACAAGAAACCGGTTTGCGTATGAAGGCCCCCCTAAATTTAAAAACCTTCATATTTCTACAGGATTGGAAGTTACTTACCATACCCCTTATAAAGGAGACGGATATTCACCAGCCCTTGGCCAGTTTTATTACCAGGACAGCATTACTATAAAAAACCAGTTACCCTATATATCAGCTTATTTACACTTCCGTATCAGGCCGATGAAGTTTTTTATCCGGGCTGAAAACCTGAATACGATCCAGGAAATGGGTAATATCAATTTTACCAATAATATTATTGAAACACCGGGCTATCCAATGCCGGGATTACAGATCAGGCTGGGTGTTTATTGGAGTTTTGTTAACTGATCCTGAATTTTCCCCAGTTGGTAAAATCTCAGTTGTTTGGCCAGAAAATGATTCTATCTTTGTGGGGTCATGCTGAAAAAGCTGTTAGGAGCCATATCGACAATTATTTACTTCACTGTTGTAACAGGTGTGGTCGTGAATATTCACTACTGCATGAACCGGATCGATTCAGCACAATTATATTCTACATCATCCGATATATGTGGCAAATGCGGAATGCATACTGATGACAGCAATGGCTGTTGTCATGATGAAGTAAAAGTGGTAAAGCTGAATGATGACCACAATATCAGCCAATTCAATTTTGAATTAAGATCTCCCGAAGCAGTTCCGGTTAATTATCATAACCTGATCACTGATTTTAATATTCAGCTGGTTGAGCAAAATGATTACCAGAATCATTCACCTCCTTTATTATCGCAGCAGGATACCTACCTGCAGAATTGCGTTTTCAGAATTTGAGAATATTATAAGCCGTGCAGCAGTGCTACTATATAACTTTTGTTGCGTCGCACTCTTGTACGTTCATATCGCTATTCAGCGATGTTTTGAATAAGTCTCTGTGCTTTTAGACACAATGACTTTTTAGAATCAATTTTAAATTAATTAATCTCAAATTAGAATTATCATGAAAACGTTTAAGATATTTTCAATCGCTTTAGTATGTTCACTTATTGCATCATCTGTTTTTGCACAAAAGACAAAAACTGAAACCTTCAAGGTATCCGGGAATTGCGGCATGTGTGAAACCAATATAGAAAAAGCCGCTAAAAAAGCCGGCGCTACTTCCGCAGAATGGAATAAAGACACAAAGGTCATCACCGTTAAATACAGTTCGTCTACATCTGATCTTGCTAAAATTCAGAAAAGCATTGCTGATGCAGGTTATGATAATGTAGGTGTAAAAGCTACCAACGAATCATACGACAAATTGCATAGCTGCTGTAAATATGAAAGAGTAGCAGAGACTAGTAATGCTGCTAAAACAATGGATTGTTGTAAAGATGGCAAATGCACAATGCCTGGTCATGATGGTAAAGATTGTTGTAAAAAAGAAGGTGCTGAAAAAATGGACTGCTGCAAAGATGGTAAATGCACCAAAGAAGGCCATGATGGCAAAGACTGCTGTAAAAATGAGAAAGGCGATCATTAATCATTTAATCAGTCATTCATGAAAAAGCTATTAATTCTATTGATAGTGGTTGCATTTTCAGTTACTGTAAATGCACAGTTTACAAAAGCCACATTAAAAGCCAGTGGGCTGACATGTTCCATGTGTTCCAAGGCAGTAAAAGTAGCTTTGGAGAAAGTGGATTTTGTACAGGAGGTAAAAGTGGATATCAAATCACAGGATTATGTTTTGGTATTTAAGCAATCCGGTCATGTTGAGTTTGATGCATTGAGCAAAGCTGTGGAAGATGCCGGTTTTTCAGTGGCATCGCTAAAAGCATCCGGAAATTTTGCTGATGTAAAAGCAGCAAAGGATTCACATGCAAAGGTTGCCGGTTTGAATATTCATTTCCTGAACGGTACAGATGAAACCCTTACTGGCGAAAAAACAATAACCATTGTTGATAAGAATTTTTTATCGGCAAAGGAATTCAAGAAGTATGCTAATACAACCAAACATACCTGTGTACAGACAGGTGTATCGGGTGATTGTTGTACTAAGGAAGGAATAGCTGCTCATGAAAGAGTCTATCATGTAATTATTTAATCAGATGTCTCCCCGTTACAATCGGGGAGACATTTTTTAAATCACCAATATGAAAATCCAACGAAAAATCAACTTGCTTTTATTTGTTATCATTCTCTCTATTGCTGCAAAGGCACAGCCCGGACCGGGACAACAAGCCATGGAAATTGCTTTACCATCTTTGAATGGCGATACATTAAAACTATCCTCATTAAAAGGAAAGATTGTATTGCTTGATTTCTGGGCAAGCTGGTGTGGCCCCTGTCGTATTTCAAACAAGCATATGATGAAATTATATGCTAAGTATAAATCGCAGGGTTTTGAGATATTCGGTGTATCTGTTGATAACAGCGAGAAAGACTGGAAGAAAGCAGTGCAAAAAGATAAAATAACATGGCTGCAGGTGAATGATAGAGAAATGGGAGAAGCGAGTACAGCAATGAAATGGAATGTTAGTGCCCTTCCAACTTCGTATTTAATAAACAAAGAAGGCAAATTAGTGGGAATGGACCTGGAAGGGAAAGACCTTGAGGCAGCAGTTAAGGATTTGCTTTCAAAATAATGATCATGCGTTTTTGCTTTTTTATTTTTATTTCTTTTATAGTTACAACCGCAGCAGCACAGGAGTTATATCCTTATGCAGAGCCTGCATCGAATATGCCATCAAAATCTATTTCTGCAAAGCTGGGAACAATGTTTGGTAATAGTGTTCATAATGATGGATTAGGACAGCGCTACGTTCCGGAAGTCATGTTAGGGCTAAATAAAAAATGGATGGTACATGGCAGCCTCGGTTTTGGTAATATGCATGAGAATTATTTTTATTATGAGTTTGCAAAAGTTTATGCAAAGTACCGGTTCCTTTCAATTGATGAAATACATAAACATTTTCGGATGGCTGCATTTACTTCAGCTACCTATAGCCGCAACAAACTTCATCATAATGAGATCAATTTGACAAATGGAGATCAAAGCGGGATACAGGCGGGAATTATTGCAACGCAGCTATGGCATAAGTTCGCCATTTCAGGTACAGCAAGTATAAGCGAAGTGCTGGATGAAGTAAGATCATCAAAACAAGATCCGCAGCCCTACGCTTTTGAGTCGTTTAATTATACACTTTCTGCAGGCTATCTTGTATTTCCGCGGAGCTATATCGATTATGATCAGATCAATCTGAATATTTATGCAGAATTGATTGGCGGAAGGAATCTTAACTGGCCTTCTGAAAAATACTATGTAGACCTGGCA from the Bacteroidota bacterium genome contains:
- a CDS encoding heavy-metal-associated domain-containing protein; the encoded protein is MKTFKIFSIALVCSLIASSVFAQKTKTETFKVSGNCGMCETNIEKAAKKAGATSAEWNKDTKVITVKYSSSTSDLAKIQKSIADAGYDNVGVKATNESYDKLHSCCKYERVAETSNAAKTMDCCKDGKCTMPGHDGKDCCKKEGAEKMDCCKDGKCTKEGHDGKDCCKNEKGDH
- a CDS encoding TlpA family protein disulfide reductase, encoding MKIQRKINLLLFVIILSIAAKAQPGPGQQAMEIALPSLNGDTLKLSSLKGKIVLLDFWASWCGPCRISNKHMMKLYAKYKSQGFEIFGVSVDNSEKDWKKAVQKDKITWLQVNDREMGEASTAMKWNVSALPTSYLINKEGKLVGMDLEGKDLEAAVKDLLSK